A single genomic interval of Pyrus communis chromosome 7, drPyrComm1.1, whole genome shotgun sequence harbors:
- the LOC137739727 gene encoding protein HEADING DATE REPRESSOR 1-like isoform X2, producing the protein MEKENIYGLDDDHVGKKMKGSDGGLEGFALVSSTRIDWKPRRRSLISSASGRNIDKVTEDTANDSPDKHEASITKEEMQDVTTAAELSERRRALFEPLEPITNINGKRPSAESLLPPPDFDATTYPKGWLIGKKRKLVNVDVVEKMRTIAVQEMNRKDREIDGLNEQLEEDARCLEHLQLQLLQERSKRADVERENAMLQDQITMLMNMLQDDPVDDEGS; encoded by the exons ATGGAGAAGGAGAATATTTATGGTTTAGATGATGATCAtgtggggaagaagatgaagggcAGTGATGGGGGTTTGGAAGGATTTGCTTTGGTTTCTTCCACAAGGATTGATTGGAAACCCAGAAGGAGATCACTAATATCATCAG CTAGCGGGAGGAATATAGACAAGGTAACAGAAGACACTGCTAATGATAGTCCCGACAAACACGAAGCGTCCATCACCAAAGAGGAAATGCAGGACGTAACTACTGCTGCTGAGCTCTCTGAACGTCGAAGGGCCCTTTTTGAACCCTTGGAACCTATAACAAATATCAATGGCAAACGTCCGTCAGCTGAATCCTTACTTCCTCCACCGGACTTTGATGCCACAACCTATCCCAAAGGGTGGCTGATTGGGAAAAAGAGGAAACTAGTTAACGTTGATGTTGTTGAGAAGATGCGGACGATTGCCGTTCAAGAAATGAACAGAAAG GATAGGGAGATCGACGGGCTAAACGAGCAGTTGGAAGAGGATGCCAGGTGCCTAGAGCACCTGCAACTCCAACTCCTCCAAGAGCGAAGCAAACGTGCAGACGTGGAGAGAGAGAACGCAATGCTGCAAGACCAGATAACCATGCTCATGAACATGTTGCAAGATGACCCCGTGGACGACGAAGGCTCCTGA
- the LOC137739727 gene encoding protein HEADING DATE REPRESSOR 1-like isoform X1, giving the protein MEKENIYGLDDDHVGKKMKGSDGGLEGFALVSSTRIDWKPRRRSLISSVNLFPTASGRNIDKVTEDTANDSPDKHEASITKEEMQDVTTAAELSERRRALFEPLEPITNINGKRPSAESLLPPPDFDATTYPKGWLIGKKRKLVNVDVVEKMRTIAVQEMNRKDREIDGLNEQLEEDARCLEHLQLQLLQERSKRADVERENAMLQDQITMLMNMLQDDPVDDEGS; this is encoded by the exons ATGGAGAAGGAGAATATTTATGGTTTAGATGATGATCAtgtggggaagaagatgaagggcAGTGATGGGGGTTTGGAAGGATTTGCTTTGGTTTCTTCCACAAGGATTGATTGGAAACCCAGAAGGAGATCACTAATATCATCAG TGAATTTGTTTCCCACAGCTAGCGGGAGGAATATAGACAAGGTAACAGAAGACACTGCTAATGATAGTCCCGACAAACACGAAGCGTCCATCACCAAAGAGGAAATGCAGGACGTAACTACTGCTGCTGAGCTCTCTGAACGTCGAAGGGCCCTTTTTGAACCCTTGGAACCTATAACAAATATCAATGGCAAACGTCCGTCAGCTGAATCCTTACTTCCTCCACCGGACTTTGATGCCACAACCTATCCCAAAGGGTGGCTGATTGGGAAAAAGAGGAAACTAGTTAACGTTGATGTTGTTGAGAAGATGCGGACGATTGCCGTTCAAGAAATGAACAGAAAG GATAGGGAGATCGACGGGCTAAACGAGCAGTTGGAAGAGGATGCCAGGTGCCTAGAGCACCTGCAACTCCAACTCCTCCAAGAGCGAAGCAAACGTGCAGACGTGGAGAGAGAGAACGCAATGCTGCAAGACCAGATAACCATGCTCATGAACATGTTGCAAGATGACCCCGTGGACGACGAAGGCTCCTGA
- the LOC137740380 gene encoding uncharacterized protein yields MVQIMSPRKVTVKLDGDESCGTRRGASHKRLKLDSSPQMPGDVDAWVCHPLDEPSPLGLQLKKSPSFLDLIQMKLSQEKSAKLATLGKRSHKGAAASGASDKLKAMNFPASLLRIGTWEYKSRYEGDLVAKCYFAKHKLVWEVLDGSLKNKMEIQWSDVVAIKANYPDDGPGTLDVVLARPPLFFRETNPQPRKHTLWQATSDFTAGQATLNRRHFLQCPQGLLFGKHFEKLIQCDPRLNFLSQQPEIVLESPFFDARATVTGGPDDEYRHQFGTKNEEGSAIFGLQESASPSGAHSSPSKNEQDFSSRAPQNYSQEISSPSTVMDTARTSKTLGKFNQIKVPGLPSSMSVSDFVSHIGNCISGKEQPSTDMLEEITQYLFSDSQITLPSDEQSLMTRVNSLCCLLQKDPSTELNLQVRSDEWLNGSNDRKAAETNSASASAHESKPVEGFPAPKGEPNDDSHDKQELTMPRRDSFGELLLNIPRIASLPQFLFNWS; encoded by the exons ATGGTTCAGATAATGAGTCCGCGAAAGGTGACGGTGAAGTTGGACGGCGATGAGTCGTGTGGCACCCGACGCGGTGCGAGTCACAAACGGCTCAAACTCGACTCATCTCCGCAG ATGCCGGGCGATGTGGATGCATGGGTGTGCCATCCGCTGGATGAGCCGAGTCCGCTCGGTTTGCAGCTCAAAAAAAGTCCATCTTTTTTGGATTTGATCCAGATGAAGCTGTCTCAAGAAAAATCTGCTAAATTGGCAACCCTAGGCAAGAGAAGTCACAAGGGAGCTGCTGCTTCCGGTGCATCAGACAAGCTCAAAGCTATGAACTTTCCGGCTTCCCTTCTTAGGATTGGGACTTGGGAG TATAAGTCAAGATACGAAGGAGATTTGGTGGCGAAATGTTATTTTGCCAAGCATAAACTTGTATGGGAAGTGCTTGATGGTAGTCTTAAGAACAAGATGGAAATTCAGTGGTCAGATGTCGTGGCTATCAAGGCAAACTACCCGGATGATGGACCGGGGACTTTGGATGTAGTG CTTGCCAGACCGCCTCTTTTCTTTAGGGAGACCAATCCGCAACCTAGGAAACATACCTTGTGGCAGGCAACATCTGATTTTACTGCTGGACAAGCCACTTTGAACAG GCGGCATTTTCTGCAGTGCCCACAAGGGTTGCTCTTTGGCAAGCATTTCGAAAAGCTTATTCAATGTGATCCTCGTCTCAACTTTTTAAGCCAGCAGCCAGAAATTGTGTTAGAATCTCCGTTCTTCGATGCTAGAGCTACCGTAACAGGTGGCCCTGATGATGAATATAGACATCAGTTTGGAACAAAGAATGAAGAGGGGTCTGCGATATTTGGTTTGCAGGAATCAGCATCACCTTCTGGAGCTCATTCGTCGCCATCTAAAAATGAACAAGATTTTAGTAGTAGAGCTCCTCAAAATTATTCCCAGGAAATTTCTTCACCTAGTACAG TGATGGACACTGCCAGAACCTCAAAGACGCTCGGCAAGTTCAATCAAATAAAAGTTCCTGGACTTCCTTCGTCAATGTCAGTGAGTGACTTCGTAAGCCACATTGGAAATTGTATTTCCGGAAAGGAACAACCCAGCACAGACATGTTGGAGGAGATTACGCAGTATTTGTTCAGTGACTCCCAAATCACGTTACCCTCTGATGAGCAGTCCCTCATGACGAGGGTCAATTCCCTTTGCTGCCTTTTGCAAAAGGATCCTTCTACAGAGCTAAACTTGCAAGTCAGAAGCGATGAGTGGTTGAATGGAAGCAATGATCGGAAAGCAGCGGAAACCAACTCCGCTTCTGCATCAGCTCATGAGAGTAAGCCTGTAGAAGGTTTTCCTGCACCCAAGGGCGAGCCCAACGATGATTCTCATGACAAGCAGGAACTGACCATGCCGAGAAGGGATTCATTTGGGGAGCTGCTTCTTAATATTCCCAGGATAGCATCTCTTCCTCAGTTTCTTTTTAACTGGTCATAA
- the LOC137739837 gene encoding aspartyl protease family protein At5g10770: MAAAKPQLLQQFVLSAFLLCLCYSANGVQCFKEKKLLKLQQFRWRQHGRRAGTTTTACLSHKSRREKGTAILEIKHRDGCSGTGKIVDWNKKQQKRLVLDDVHVRTLQSGFKNRVSGSMEDVSDAQILLTSGARLQTLNYIVTVELGGRNMTLIVDTGSDLTWVQCQPCKLCYNQQEPLFNPSASSSYKSVLCNSSTCQSLQFDTGNPGACGSNPMSCNYVVKYGDGSYTRGELGSDRLSLGTAPVTNFVFGCGRNNKGLFGGTSGLMGLGRSESVSVVSQTSALFGGVFSYCLPTTESTASGSLIMGGDASIYKNSTPISYTRMVNNPQLSSFYILNLTGISIGGVALQASSFASGGILIDSGTVISRLPPSVYKAVKTEFLKQFSGYPTAPGFSILDTCFNLSAYQEVNIPTLKFHYEGDTEMNVDVTGIFYLVQTDGSQICLALASLSYEDEIAIIGNYQQKNQRVIYNTKDSKLGFAKESCSFT, translated from the exons ATGGCTGCTGCAAAACCTCAACTTTTGCAGCAGTTTGTGCTGTCTGCTTTTCTTCTCTGCCTCTGTTATTCTGCAAATGGGGTTCAGTGCTTTAAAGAGAAGAAGCTCCTCAAGCTGCAACAGTTTCGTTGGAGGCAGCATGGTCGACGTGCTGGAACCACAACTACTGCTTGCCTCTCCCACAAATCAA GAAGAGAAAAAGGTACGGCCATATTGGAGATAAAACACAGAGATGGCTGCTCTGGAACTGGAAAGATTGTGGACTGGAACAAAAAACAACAGAAACGTTTAGTTTTGGACGATGTTCACGTTCGGACACTACAATCCGGATTCAAAAACAGGGTTTCCGGCAGCATGGAAGATGTATCAGATGCTCAAATCCTGTTAACTTCCGGCGCTAGGCTACAAACACTGAACTACATTGTAACCGTGGAACTGGGAGGAAGAAATATGACACTGATTGTAGACACAGGCAGTGATTTGACTTGGGTTCAATGCCAGCCTTGCAAATTGTGTTATAATCAACAAGAGCCTCTCTTCAATCCTTCTGCATCCTCTTCGTACAAATCGGTTTTATGCAACTCATCGACTTGTCAGTCACTCCAGTTTGATACCGGGAATCCAGGGGCATGCGGGAGCAACCCAATGAGCTGTAACTATGTCGTGAAATATGGTGATGGCTCGTACACTCGCGGTGAGCTAGGTAGTGATCGTCTCAGTCTTGGAACTGCGCCGGTGACCAATTTTGTGTTTGGTTGTGGCAGAAATAATAAGGGTCTGTTTGGAGGAACTTCGGGTCTAATGGGTTTGGGAAGGAGTGAAAGTGTCTCAGTGGTGTCTCAAACTTCTGCATTATTCGGAGGAGTTTTTTCCTACTGTTTACCTACAACTGAATCCACAGCTTCTGGTTCTTTAATTATGGGGGGTGATGCTTCAATTTACAAGAACTCCACTCCTATTTCTTACACTAGAATGGTTAATAATCCACAGCTGTCATCCTTCTATATTCTCAACCTTACTGGTATAAGTATCGGGGGAGTCGCTTTACAAGCTTCAAGTTTTGCAAGTGGTGGGATTCTGATTGATTCTGGGACAGTTATTTCAAGACTGCCTCCTTCAGTTTACAAGGCTGTTAAGACAGAGTTTTTGAAACAGTTTTCTGGGTACCCTACGGCACCAGGTTTTTCGATCTTGGACACTTGCTTCAACCTGAGTGCATATCAGGAAGTGAACATTCCTACCCTCAAGTTCCACTATGAGGGAGATACTGAGATGAATGTTGATGTAACTGGAATTTTCTATCTCGTACAGACAGATGGATCCCAGATCTGCTTGGCTCTAGCAAGTCTTTCGTACGAAGATGAGATTGCTATTATCGGGAATTATCAGCAAAAAAACCAAAGGGTTATATACAATACCAAAGACTCCAAGCTGGGATTtgcaaaagaatcatgcagttTTACTTAA